One window of Pseudomonas sp. FP198 genomic DNA carries:
- a CDS encoding DUF2782 domain-containing protein, protein MRTLNRLLLAGLFAFTPLAVMAADDAPSADPDVTIRTEGDKTIQEYRQNGFLYAIKVTPKNGKPYFLVRADGTDANFIRSDQPDMLIPSWKIFEW, encoded by the coding sequence ATGCGTACACTAAATCGCCTGTTACTGGCTGGCTTGTTTGCATTCACACCGTTGGCCGTCATGGCGGCGGATGACGCGCCCTCGGCGGACCCGGATGTCACCATCCGCACCGAAGGCGATAAAACCATTCAGGAATATCGGCAAAACGGCTTTTTGTACGCGATCAAGGTCACGCCCAAGAACGGCAAGCCTTATTTCCTGGTACGCGCCGACGGCACTGATGCAAACTTCATCCGCTCGGACCAGCCGGATATGCTGATCCCCTCGTGGAAAATCTTTGAGTGGTGA
- the polA gene encoding DNA polymerase I, giving the protein MSQAPLVLVDGSSYLYRAFHALPPLTTSKGLPTGAVKGVLNMLKSLRKQYPDSPFAVVFDAKGGTFRDALYAEYKANRPSMPDDMRVQIEPLHASVKALGFPLLCVDNVEADDVIGTLARSSAAADRPVVISTGDKDMAQLVDGHITLVNTMTGSSLDVAGVKEKFGVAPEQIIDYLALMGDSSDNIPGVPGIGPKTASGLLVGVNGGLTELYAQLDIVATLPIRGAKTLAAKLEEHKEMAFLSYELATIKTDVPLDIGLDDLQMGTPDHEKLAELYTLLEFKSWFEDNQRDAKRAGQEIVEVADEPAADVEKRYDLILDQASFDAWLAKLEKAPLFSLVTQTNGGDAQHSQLVGLSFAVAPFEAAYLPLTHSYMGVPEQLDRDTVLKALKPLLENPDKLKVGQHAKFEINILANCAIDGDQNNGILVQGIAFDTMLESYVLDSTATRHDMDSLALKYLGQSKTDIQDIAGKGVKQLSFDQISLELAGQYAAEDADVTFRLHQALQEKLAVTPSLGKVLNEIEMPLMPVLARIERQGALVDANLLGAQSVELGEKLVALEREAFAIAGEEFNLGSPKQLGVILYEKLGLPVLSKTAKGQASTAEAVLAELAEQDYPLPKVLMQYRSLSKLKSTYTDRLPEQINSRTGRIHTSYQQAVAATGRLSSIDPNLQNIPIRTAEGRRIRQAFVAPKGYKLLAADYSQIELRIMAHLAKDAGLLHAFRNDLDVHRATAAEVFGVELDAVSHDQRRSAKAINFGLIYGMSAFGLAKQIGVDRKQSQAYIDRYFARYPGVLEYMERTRAQAAEQGFVETIFGRRLYLPDINAKNPALRKGAERTAINAPMQGTAADIIKKAMVAVDGWLATSGLDAKVILQVHDELVLEVREDLVDQVSAEIRQHMSAAATLDVPLLVEVGVGNNWDEAH; this is encoded by the coding sequence ATGAGCCAAGCCCCCCTCGTCCTGGTGGACGGTTCTTCTTATCTGTACCGCGCCTTTCACGCGCTGCCACCGCTGACCACGTCCAAAGGCCTGCCGACCGGTGCGGTCAAGGGCGTGCTGAACATGCTCAAGAGCCTGCGCAAGCAGTATCCGGACAGTCCGTTCGCGGTGGTCTTCGACGCGAAGGGTGGGACGTTTCGCGATGCGCTGTACGCCGAATACAAGGCCAATCGCCCGAGCATGCCCGACGACATGCGCGTGCAGATCGAGCCGCTGCACGCCAGCGTCAAGGCCCTTGGCTTCCCCTTGTTGTGCGTGGACAACGTCGAAGCCGACGACGTGATCGGCACCCTGGCCCGCAGCAGCGCCGCGGCCGACCGCCCGGTGGTGATTTCCACCGGCGACAAGGACATGGCGCAGCTGGTCGACGGGCACATTACCTTGGTCAACACGATGACCGGTAGCTCGCTGGACGTGGCTGGCGTGAAGGAGAAGTTTGGCGTCGCTCCGGAGCAGATCATCGATTATCTGGCGTTGATGGGCGATTCGTCCGACAACATCCCGGGCGTTCCGGGCATCGGGCCGAAGACCGCATCCGGCCTGCTGGTGGGCGTCAATGGCGGTCTGACCGAGCTGTATGCGCAACTGGATATCGTGGCCACGCTGCCGATTCGCGGTGCCAAGACCCTGGCCGCCAAGCTGGAAGAGCACAAGGAAATGGCGTTTCTTTCCTACGAGCTGGCGACCATCAAGACCGACGTCCCCCTGGATATCGGCCTCGACGACCTGCAGATGGGCACGCCGGATCACGAGAAACTCGCCGAGCTGTACACCCTGCTGGAATTCAAGAGCTGGTTCGAAGACAACCAGCGCGACGCCAAGCGGGCCGGGCAGGAAATCGTTGAAGTCGCTGATGAGCCGGCGGCGGACGTCGAGAAGCGGTATGACCTTATCCTCGACCAGGCGAGCTTCGACGCTTGGCTGGCCAAGCTTGAAAAGGCACCGCTGTTTTCCCTGGTCACGCAAACCAACGGTGGCGACGCCCAACATTCGCAACTGGTGGGGTTGTCATTCGCGGTTGCGCCGTTTGAAGCGGCTTACCTGCCGCTGACGCATTCCTACATGGGCGTGCCGGAGCAACTGGACCGCGACACCGTGCTCAAGGCGCTCAAGCCATTGCTGGAAAACCCGGACAAACTCAAGGTCGGCCAGCACGCCAAGTTTGAAATCAACATCCTGGCCAATTGCGCTATCGATGGTGATCAGAACAACGGCATCCTGGTGCAGGGCATCGCTTTCGACACCATGCTTGAATCCTATGTGCTCGATTCCACGGCGACTCGTCACGACATGGACAGCCTGGCGCTGAAATACCTGGGTCAAAGCAAGACCGATATCCAGGACATTGCCGGCAAAGGCGTCAAGCAGCTGAGTTTCGATCAGATCTCCCTCGAACTTGCCGGCCAATACGCCGCTGAGGATGCTGACGTGACCTTCCGCCTGCACCAGGCCTTGCAGGAAAAACTCGCCGTCACGCCAAGCCTGGGCAAGGTGCTCAACGAGATCGAAATGCCGTTGATGCCGGTCCTGGCGCGTATCGAGCGCCAAGGGGCGTTGGTCGATGCCAACCTGCTGGGCGCCCAGAGTGTCGAGCTGGGCGAGAAGCTGGTGGCACTGGAGCGTGAGGCATTTGCCATCGCTGGTGAGGAATTCAACCTCGGCTCACCGAAGCAATTGGGCGTGATCCTTTACGAAAAACTCGGTTTGCCGGTGCTCAGCAAGACCGCCAAGGGCCAGGCGTCGACTGCCGAAGCAGTGCTCGCCGAACTGGCCGAGCAGGATTATCCGCTGCCCAAGGTGCTGATGCAGTACCGCTCGCTGAGCAAGCTCAAGAGCACTTACACCGATCGCCTGCCGGAGCAGATCAACAGCCGCACCGGGCGCATTCATACGTCTTATCAACAGGCTGTGGCCGCCACCGGACGTCTTTCGTCCATTGACCCGAACCTGCAGAACATCCCGATCCGTACCGCCGAAGGGCGGCGGATTCGCCAGGCATTTGTCGCGCCGAAAGGCTACAAGCTGCTGGCAGCGGACTACTCGCAGATCGAACTGCGGATCATGGCCCACCTGGCCAAGGACGCAGGGCTGCTCCATGCGTTTCGCAACGATCTGGACGTGCACCGCGCCACCGCTGCGGAGGTCTTCGGGGTCGAGCTGGACGCCGTCAGCCATGACCAGCGCCGTAGCGCCAAGGCGATCAACTTCGGCTTGATCTATGGCATGAGCGCGTTCGGCCTCGCCAAGCAGATCGGCGTCGATCGCAAGCAGTCCCAGGCTTACATCGACCGCTACTTCGCGCGTTACCCAGGGGTCTTGGAGTACATGGAGCGCACCCGCGCCCAGGCCGCCGAGCAAGGCTTCGTCGAGACCATCTTCGGGCGCCGGTTGTACCTGCCGGACATCAATGCGAAAAACCCTGCCCTGCGCAAAGGCGCCGAGCGCACCGCGATCAACGCGCCGATGCAGGGTACGGCCGCCGACATCATCAAGAAAGCCATGGTGGCCGTCGATGGCTGGCTGGCGACGTCAGGGCTGGATGCGAAGGTCATCCTGCAGGTACACGACGAATTGGTGCTGGAGGTGCGTGAAGACCTGGTCGACCAGGTGAGCGCGGAAATCCGCCAGCACATGAGCGCCGCCGCCACGTTGGACGTGCCGCTGCTGGTGGAGGTGGGCGTGGGCAATAACTGGGACGAGGCGCACTGA